Sequence from the Mytilus galloprovincialis chromosome 10, xbMytGall1.hap1.1, whole genome shotgun sequence genome:
GTTTCAGGAGTGACAGAATGCACCGAATTACCGGATATTCGTGGGCCTCGTTTTACCAGTTCTTCCCATAAGGTGACATCATTATCCGAATAAACAGCATCTAAAACCGAAATATTGGTGCCCGCTACAGGCCCGAAGTCATATGTTCGATGAATTGGTGTATCAGAGATAGCGAACTCGGAATACATGTTACTTTTTTTCCACCATGGTTGGTCATAGGCTAGGAAGAATTTTACAGCATGTGCGTCTCTAACGGATTTGGTTATGAGATTCCTTATATTGGGTTGTTTCAACACAGACCAATTCAAATGCTCAAGTGCTAATCTGTTTATTGCCAGAACTACCTTTTTTGCACATTGATCGTGTGCTGCATGATTCTataagtaaatatataaaaaaaaattatagataaTTGGTTATAACAATGCACAATAAAAAACCAAATAACCGTCTGTTTTCGGTAATGTGGAATTTAACAAaagtatattttttcataaattatttattcAAGTTATATgagtttgtaaaaaaaagtagTATGCATATATGACTTTAGTATCATAAGGCAAATATAAAACAGACTAAATTGTGCACCCTTTATAGGTTgcagttcggtgtgagccaagactccatgttgaagaccgtccattgaactataatggtttgctttttataaatagttacttggatggagagttgtctcattggcactcatagcacatattcctatatctatgtgaACACAGACAATAGCAACAAAAACAATAGAGTGAGATATGTTGCAGCGAAATCTTTAATGTGCGTCAAGTATCTTATGTTACCATTATTGATTCCCCAAATTTGATTACATATTTAGAGGTATGCAGTAAATTATGACAAGATATATGTCATCAGGCTATTCATATTGTACACATTATTAATGCAGTACATTAAAATgatacaaaacaattaaaaaacataacaaatttcTTTTTGTATCTTCAAGACAATTcaacatttgcaattttttaaTTGCTGATACCTGGAAAGACATGAGACTATTTATATGATATGATTTTCTCTTGAAGTACATTTAGGTGATCGAAGCAAGTTCCCTTGTAATCAACTCTTTAGTATTTTACAAGGCAATTAAGCATATTGTTTTACTACACATTCAACAAAtttggtcgatacctctgctagTGGACCATCAGCTCCCGAGAGTACCACCACCTCAGAAGTAAGTACGTCGGTATTGTCATAACAAACCTTTCTTAAATtgtttgttgaacatttttgaaatttaaagaaacGAAGTTTTCAACTTCCTTAGACAAAGTTACATGTAGATGTATGGTAATATAGGTCCTCAATTGTTTAGGTAAGTATACATTCTGGGTTTTTAAATATTTGGTATTGAGAGTTCCTGATGAAGAtgaatccagaaaagtgctttggATGTATTACATTTTTAACGTGttggtttcatttttttttttaaagaagtgaAACCTTTCAAGGTATGCATTGTTTTTCGGTATCATAAGCTTGCATCAGTTTTTGACGATGATGTAGATGAAACATAACATTGCGTCAAGGGTAGCAAATTAGTCAGATGAATGACAAGAATCACTCATAAGATATTACTTACTCTGTGGTTATCAAAATGAAGCTGATATGTCCCATCATGGTTCTTAGTTATTCCCTTTAAGTTGTAATTTACTAATACATGGTGCCTGAAAGTATTTTAAAAacgttaaatttatttttatttaaaaaatatcgaCACATTTTTCTTAAACTTACATAACCATATTTGATGCTTTTTTGACAATTTATCGAGTACGTTCGGTGGGCGTGTTTATGTTAAAGACATTTAACAGTTTTGTGAGAAATAATACTAGCATTAGGCAAACTAGGCATACTGATATAAGGCTCCGTTACAATAATTAATTATCCTTTTAATTAATTTCAGATATTTGAAGTAAGGTATACAtgggttgtttttttgtttttttggaataCATATACAAGTCATTCATAGACATGTTTGTAATATATGATATTacagttttgaaaacaaatatttaatctttTTTGTCTTAAAACATATTTGCGATAAGGTTTTTCTTACTTGCTGCTTGCATTCTTGAATTTATTTATTAGCCTTTTGGGTATGGTACTAAAACCTTCTTTGATAGTTTTCATATTATAAGACGATTCTCCTGGAGTTATTGGATCAGATGCTGGTAACGCATACGCTGCACTAGTGGTACCAAAGTCAGACAAAAAGCTGTTGATATCTTTGATATAATGTGCGAGTTCTGTGCTGATCGTCTTCGCAAAGACAGCTTGAATACTATAAAATATAACACAAGTATATGTTAATTTTacttacattgaaaaaaaattacaataagaATACTGCGTGTTGCTATAACACTCATCTGAAATCCTCGTgacctaaaatttaaaaaaagaaagaatgtcAAATCTTTTGGAATAtgaaactaaatttaattttatatatcttgATGAACATTTGTCTACCCATTGATTTATAAGAAAACGAAGGATACAAGGATGACATGAAATTGGTACAATAATAtcaatgtaaaaaagaagatgtggtatgattgccaatgagacaactatccacaaaagaccaaaatgacacagacattaacaactataggtcatcgtacggccttcaacaatgagcaaaacccataccgcatagttagctataaaaggccccgataagacactgttaaaacaattcaaacgagaaaactaacggccttatttatgtataaaaaaaatgaacgaaaaacaaatatgtaacacataaacaaacgacaaccactgaattacaggctcctgacttgggacaggcacatccataaataatgtggccgggttaaacatgttagcgggatcccaacgcttcccctaatctgggacagtggtataacattacaacataagaacgaactataaaaatcagttgaaaaaggctcaactcatcagatggacaaaaatacaagtggacgtggcccggtacttatacatcccgacacaaaaaagacacaatgaacagatctgggAGTATTCGTAGTTATCtgacaactagttcaaagccactaacaactaataaaaaaatcatgcatctaagactaaactatcaatccgtacacatccaacatccaatggatttagtgtaaagacgtcataaacagccagagaaaaacatgaccttgtgcaatgccatgttacaggtatcgacagattgtagatccatgaatatgtatagcttttaatttactgataacaaaatcaatatttatatcaataaaaacaataatcaatgatcttattacagtgttgaataggtaaccttttagaataagtttagtTAAAGGatcgacaagtttacatggatcatttcttaatttccgggcacggttaacaacatttccgtaaaaataaggatgtgctatcccgtttaagataagttttctacaggtacaaccaaacttcaaaaccaaatctttatatctatggaaaaatttagtaaaggttttaagtaatttatggtaacgatataccctggtttaataatttaccagtaatacataggttgcgttcgttaaaatcaaaaccgtcacaacagacacgggcatagcgaacaagttgtgaaatacaaacaccgtaagatggtgccaaaggaacatcaccatctaaaaatggaaaattaacaatagggaacgaaaaatcgtctcttttgtcgtaaattttagtgtggagtttaccgtttaaaaccgaaatatctaaatccaggaaaggacaggtattaccgaataaatttgatttatttaaagtaagttccttggggtaaatttcagcagtatattgagaaaattcttgattatttaacgaaaaaatatcatcaagataacggtaagtgctgttgaatttatcaattgaatgcaattttaacgggtctttactgagtttagtcatgaactgtgattcgtaacagtacaaaaacatgTCGATAAACTTTgctgccgaaacgtacataaatattatcaaggagaaaattaacagcttcaatcatctcatcacacctcaaTGAcccattttttaaattaatttgccTATCATCAATCTATGTTCTTTTGGTGCCTGTTCAATCTCCTCCAATCTTCCTCGATTGTGACATCACAAGATGGAAGTATCCTGATGTGTTAACTCACTATAAGGAATATGATTGGTGGATAATAGAGTAAGCTTTTGAATTTACCCCGTTTATTGAAATGGTTCATGTTACTTAATCTTTAGacttttatgtattgttttggaTCCATTTGTCTCTTCTTTGACCTCTTTTCCTTCGTGAAATTTGTATTATGTCCTGTCTTTCAAGAACATCCATAAAATGTTTTGTGGGATAATAATGTATTGCTGTACAAACAACATGAAATCTTTACTTATTCTATCTTTATCTATGTTCTGtaagaaatattcaaaagtttatTGCCCGTAGGATTTTGcagtttgtataaacgactgcaTAGATATTGCTGCACTACTGAATGttcaagaaattttaaaaatacataaatgagtaggaaattaaaacaaaattcgCAATTACAACATTTGGAATGTTAAAACTTAAACACGACAATGAGTTTTGACACAATTTTATAATCATCAGACAGACTTTTTTTCAATGATGTTCAAGGTCAAAGAAACTGAACTGATAAAACCTAATGGATCAAAAGAAAAGACTAACCTTGAAATGGCATTAGAGAAAGGCATTATGGAGATTAATTTCTCAATTACAAATGACTTCGAAAGTTTATAATagcatatttaaataaaacaaatcgtATTGTTATGCCAGTACAAATGTCGAATTACTGGTTACTGAACTGTAATAGGCTCGTGGGCTAAACATCTAAGTAACAATAGCAGTACCAATTCCACTGCATTTGACAAGTTGCAGTAGAATTATTAATTATACGTCtgtatttaaagaaattttattaAGATGGAAAATTAGATGACCGTGGTGACTGACAATCAAGTTGCCAATGAAAATTATACTAAAACTTTGGTTCTtccgaatagttatcaaaggtaccacgattataatttagtacgccagacgtgcgtttcgtctacataagactcgccagtgacgctcatatcaaaattttatcaagccaaacaagtacgaagttgaagacattgaggatccaaatttccaaaacgttgtgccaaatacggttaaggtaatctattcctgggatatgaaaatccttagtttttcggaaaaattcaaagttttgtaaacagaaaatttataaaaatgaccacataattgatattcatgtcaacaccgaagtgctgactactgagcaggtgataacctcggggactaGACATTTTCCAAGATTTACCACTGCCAGGAAtgcttaaaattaaaaacaagaaagcTAAGGATGTACAAATATATAAACACGTGATGAAACACCAAACAAAATAGACCATTATTCATTTACATCAACTTCGTCTTTGGAATATGATTCTTGTTTcctaaattatatttatatctatcaACAAAGACTTCCAGAAATGTATGCTATAAATCATATCAGTACTGAAGCACATACTACTGAGGTGATGATACCAGTGCACCAAACAACACGAGCTAAAAAATATGAAGctaataaaaacatttaagaaaTCATAGTAGTTTCTAAATGTACCTGGATCAGAAACGTTCAAACCCAAAACATAACGTGATGAgctatataacaaaatatatttaaaaagaatagcCTTTATCAAAGGTCAACATTGTCTGCGGGAGTTggaaatttttaaagtttgaaatcaTTTCAATACTTGACATGTATTGGCTACTGAGCTAATTATATCGTCAGCAGTGGGAACGACTTAGTGATAAAAAACAAATACGACCCTTGTAGATGCAACCAAGGTTTTCCCGCAATAATTAGTTTTAGCATGTCAGCACTCCGGGCGTGATTAACCTTAGTATACATGGGCCTTATGGACAGTGGTCTAACGCATACAATACCAATAGAATACTTACTAATGTTACAGATGTAGTTCCTACTCAATTCAAGAAGAACCGAGTATATTTTGACCTTGATTTCCAAATTATGTGTCGTTTTTTTATCTTCTTGTTTAAGAAAGTAGACATCCTTAAGTGGTTGCACTGCAAATGTTTTTGATGTGTGTTTAGTTTAACGGCATAATCTCTAAATAGGAAAAGGTAGTATCGTTAGTCTCGACACAAAATCTATTAATTTCCAGGTTAtctgaaattttaaagaaatttgacaaGAATTAAAGCTGAACAGATGAACAGAGGTCTATTTAAACTTAACTTAAATTCGGTATGCAAATTAAAGGTCATTTTTGCAAATCGTTATATAAATGACTATTACAGCACCTTTGTTTGTATAGTTCAAGTCCATCATGGGTCTTCAGATGAAAGGAATCTCGATGTTTGTGTTGTGAATAGTCAGTACTGTTAACATATATATTcctgaaaaataaatttcatcGTCATGTTCTATCATCTGATACGTTACGAATCTCTGTAATCGTTCTGAACAAACGTATGTcactttttttacatatttaaatgTCATTTGTCTGTCAATCAATCCACTGTTTAGATAAATACCTGAATCAAGTCTCAAGAAATTAAGAATATCATATCTTCTCTTAAAACaattacaaaacaagaatgtgtccatagtacgcGGATGCCCTTCTCGCATTTTCatcttctatgttcagtggaccgtgaaataggggtaaaaactctaatttggcattacagtTTAAAAGATTATATCATGGGGAGCATGCGTTCTAAATTtccagttgattggacttcataaaaaaacctaccttgaccaaaaaccctaagctgaagcgggacagacggacgaactgACGAACAGACGGAGGAACTAATGGACGCAATTACCGAAAAAATGGTTTGCCCATGTGTGGTGCCTAGTAAATACCTTACCTTAATATTTGGCGGTATGATATTTTTTCCTCTGGTTTTAAATTATATGGCATCTTGCTACCAACTTCATTATATCTCATGTGAACTCCACGCAAAAACATTAATGTAGAGTCTGAAGCACCGTAACCCAATGGAAAATCAATGACAGTAAGACCAAGCTGTCGTGCTGTTTTATTTAATAGTTGGTGAGCtgaaattacaaaattatttgtccttttataaaaatatgatatgaTCTTACAACTAGCTCCTCGtatgaatacaaaaaatattcaaacataaatcaAGTCTGCTAGTACTATTTTTATCAATAACATCAACGGTAACAATTTCACtgcaccagatacgcatttcgacTTTAATGTCAGTGATGTTCTAGGCAAAACTATTCATTGCGTTCAAAGTAAATTTTTGCCAAGAAACGGAATTTACTGTTGGTGTTTTATTTTctcattattttaaatatttgaataattttccATTAtacaaaaaactattttttactGTAACAATTGTGTGTCATTTATGTTTTTTATCTACTTGTAAGGCCAGGAAAATGATGTGAACTAAAGATTGaaatatgtttatatgttttattttgccACTTTTGCATTCTAATGCAAGGCGAATGATAATTGAGATTACATACGAGAATCAAATCAAGATGCACGAAGCGAGATCGAAACAGCACATTCGTTTTAATGAATTGAGCCGATAAAGTAAAAATTACTAGTTctaatttacctttttttttaaaggtaaaatgAAAGAGAGTTTTATGTGAAGTGTTTAAATTCTTCTGTCCGTTGTAATAACACTtattaatgaataataaaatgataaaCTTGATTTACATACACGATTCATGGAAGCGCATAGCACCAAGTTCTGCATTGAAACCTTTAACACCATGTATATGGCTTGTAAATATTCGTCCACCGATACGATGTGAATATTCATATACTGAAATTGATTTATTGCTATTTCTGAGTCGCCATGCAATAAATGAACCAGATATTCCAGCCCCTATTATTGCTATGTCATCACACACTCTTTTGGATCCATCTGtaaaaatagattattttatATAATGTATGCGATATGACTTGAACCGTGCAAatgcttgtatttttttaaacatgattaTTTCAACAAAACATTGTGAATCAATGTCTTCTGGCTTAGAGATCTGCTGCACTTATGAAATTGGAAGAGTattcaaaatgtaaaaggtttAAGATACATAGCAGGGGATGTCAACGAATCaattggcccctaaacaaaaatatgtactagttcagtgataaaagAGGCGatactaaacttcaaaatatataaatgacttAGAATTAAACACTTTAGGTCAACTTTGAGTTGAAATCTTAGTTTCTTATCACATTATAAATTTAACAACGAATTTTTTTAGAAAGGTTCGTGTTAAATTGTGCTTGTACCATAGTAATGACTACTGAGCTGACGAGACCATCGGGAGTTGTAGTCTACCAGGAGCGGTATCAATTCAGTGCtataaaaaaacgtaaatattttttgtaaattgcaAGCGTTAGAAGCGTTAGAAGCTTTAGAAGCGTTTGAAGCTTAAGAAGcgtttttctgaatttttctttattatgaatGCGAAATGCCGGAAAAAGGACAAAACTATTAGCCAAATTAGCTGGAAAAGATGTTGGAAAAGAAAGACCGTTTGATCTTCAAAATACACCATTGAAAATCGCAATATTAAGGGAACGCAGATTGAAGACGCGATTAAAGGTCGTCGCGAGAACTTTTCGGTTTACAGTCACCATAAACACTCCACTAGATCACATTCTACCTGTATGACTGGCTCCTTCGGTACCAGGAACTCCAGAATCATCAATAACAACTGTATCACTGAACAATGGATCCGTATCTGCTATTTCGTCAAAATTAACTGAAAATGAATTAACAGATAATAATCAGAAATAATAATAGCACAATGGTGAGTCATTACAGGATggtagagaaatatatagtaggAGAGTCAGTGTATAATTATAATGACCAATTCTTAATTGAATGAAGGTGTCAGATTTGTTTGTTCATCAGATAACTTTTATTAGTTCTTCCGATAAACAAGGTTGATGTATCTTTGATACCATATAATAATGCCTTTTCTAAATAGCAACTCCCTGTATTATCTTGTTCCAATGATAACAGAAATGAAACTAATGATTCAATATAACTTCCAATGGACTGCAATTATTTATATCCTATGATGGCTTCTTAGCTCACTCCCTTGTACTGAAAGAAGGCACACAAAAACACTACAAAACGTATCTTGCGTCTTTCAAACTCATTCAATAAAGGATAAGCATAGTTGAATCTCGATAATTCTAGCacagataaatgaaaatattgatcaaACGACACTTTAGTTCTTTAAGTAAATAATGATTATCATTTTGTCTCATATCTATCAAGGTCGTAGACATAATTATTTTGTATCTTCAATTCGAAATAAGTAGAATATGTTGTAACGGTTTCTACGTATAATGAAATTGTTTGGAAAAAAGTTACATAATTTCTTTATTTCCAACTTCTTGCAAGTAgacattaaaataatatttattccaTGAGTATGTATAACTGGATAATCGTGTCCAATAaagtttttttatcataattttgaacttaaatacaaatgtattattaTAGTCCCTTGCTTGATTGTGACTACAGAACAAATACAACATAACCGATGAAAATATAACAtgctcaatttaaaaaaaataaaaatgatagaacaAAAATAACTGAGAATAAATATCCTTTTGGAAAAGAATTCAAAACAATATCGCCACTGCACGATAAAAATTTGCCATACAATGTAAACATTTCCTCGTTCCAAAAAGGCATGAGCTTTCGTTATTCATTGTTGCATATTATACATCTTCTCTTTGGCATTAACATGTTTCTGCTTTTCCATTTATATTGTAGCACTCTCAATTCCGgttacatcaatatttataaactCATTAAAAACAAGGCGAAGACAGGGCTGATGAACGGCATTTGTGACAATGCAATGTTGACTTAAACAACTCGAAGTATTTTTGTTATCATCATTATTATGTTAAAATTCCTCTcctaatttatatatttttattactttttgaagacacatacattttgtttgtttaattctcTGCTTAAATGATAAAACCAGATATGCAACCAAATCAAAGTCTATTCAGTAATCCGATTATAATGGTTATTGTGAATCAATATGATAATTTATTATTTCAAGAAAAGGTAATAAAATTCAACATTAAGATCGTTACAACagagtttaaatggcttgatcaGCATGATCACCTACCGTTTGGGTTATTTTCATCAAGTAGAACAGCCTGTAATAATTCACATTGTGTCTTCGTCCATGTGAAACAAAATAGAAATAGAATAAACTTCATTTTGATCATTTGAAAAAATGCACTTCAATAAATACTGCGAACACCGTCAAATAATTTTATAGTACAACTAGAGTATGTTTTAGTTCAAGTATAACTGAGATATGACCGAAGAGAAAGATTTTGGAAATAGAAACATGATAACCCTGTCTGTGTCAACCGAGTGACACCATTTTGTCAACATAGTTAGTtcatatttgatagaaattttaaagataaatttgGACGACAAAAGGTGACAATGTTGGTCTTCGAAACAAAGCTAACAGTAAACGTTCAATATGTTGATAAAATGAACGATGCATAAAAGATGATGAtgtaaattttcataaaacatacATACACAAACGCACCAATGTAAACTTTAGTCGTTCAATTCTTTATCCCATACAATCTAAAAGCAAGTTTAAGTTGCAAAAATGTCATATTCATTAGTGAAATATATCTTCTTCCTTTTCTAACTAAAACAAGTTTCCATATTTGACTTATCGGTATAGAAAGTTTGTAAATGTTTATAACTttcaataaatagttatcaaggtaccaggattataattaagtacgccaaacgcgcgtttcgtcttcacaagactcatcagtgacgctcatatcaaaatatttatcaagccaaacaagtacaaagttgaagagcattgatgttccaaaattccaaaaatttgtgccaaatacgacttaGGTAATTcatgcctgagataagaaaatccttagtttttttttaaattcaaggttttgaaaacaggaaatttataaaaatgaccacattattgatattcatgtcaacaccgaaatgtcgactactgggctggtgataccctcggggacgaaacgtccaccagcagttgcatcaacccagtggtgtaaatagttttcAAGGT
This genomic interval carries:
- the LOC143048403 gene encoding aplysianin-A-like, whose amino-acid sequence is MIKMKFILFLFCFTWTKTQCELLQAVLLDENNPNVNFDEIADTDPLFSDTVVIDDSGVPGTEGASHTDGSKRVCDDIAIIGAGISGSFIAWRLRNSNKSISVYEYSHRIGGRIFTSHIHGVKGFNAELGAMRFHESSHQLLNKTARQLGLTVIDFPLGYGASDSTLMFLRGVHMRYNEVGSKMPYNLKPEEKISYRQILRNIYVNSTDYSQHKHRDSFHLKTHDGLELYKQSIQAVFAKTISTELAHYIKDINSFLSDFGTTSAAYALPASDPITPGESSYNMKTIKEGFSTIPKRLINKFKNASSKHHVLVNYNLKGITKNHDGTYQLHFDNHRNHAAHDQCAKKVVLAINRLALEHLNWSVLKQPNIRNLITKSVRDAHAVKFFLAYDQPWWKKSNMYSEFAISDTPIHRTYDFGPVAGTNISVLDAVYSDNDVTLWEELVKRGPRISGNSVHSVTPETVFIIHKYLAAIYNIDMHTIPKPVGGVIGIWDAYPIGGAWCEWLPGYIMPDVEKQMVKPSSHDEVYVASNAFNSKSLSFWSESALEAAELVLEHFNITTFKT